CAGCTTCTGAGGCCCTGGAAACCGCCTGCCCTGGAGGCCTCTCTGGTCCCGCAGCCACCCAGTCACTCAGCAAGGACCAGTCCatacctgccccccccccccccccccccgccaagtGAGCCCTGGAGGATGCCCACAGACCCCACAGGCAGGGACACGCTGGGAAGTCAGAGGCAAGGGTGGGAGTGCtgtgggggatggggaggtgagggggaggAGGTGTGGGGGCAACAGTGGGAGTGAGTGTTGAGGATGAGACAGTCGAGGGGTGAGCCAGGGTCCCCTGCCGCATGCAGACGGATTCCGTTTGTCTAAAGCACTTACAGGACACACACGGTTATGCTTGTAAAGGCACAGAACATTCTGGAAGGATGGCAGGGACATGTTAACAGGAGGACCTGGGGTCTAGGGTGAGGAGACTCCCTCTGTGCTCTAGCCCTTTGGGGTTGCTCCCATTGCTTGTCACCTTTCAGGTGCGTGCAtacaaagtcgctcagtcgtgtctaactgcACCTCATGGGtggcagtcctccaggctcctctgtccaggggatgctccagataagaatactggagtgggttgccatgacctcctccaggggatctccccaacccagggatcgaacccacatctcttatgtctcctgaactggcaggcaggttctttaccactagtgtcccctgggaagcccaagtagaaatgaattaataagaaaaagggGAGAGGATGGTGGCTGCAGGCAGGAAGGAGACCCGGTTCCCGCTACCCTGTGAGCCAGGGGGACACTGGGTGCAGGGAAGGCTCCAGATGCTCAGGCAGAAAGGGGTCCGAACCCAGGGGTTTACGTGCGGCCACAGCCAAGggtcctgggtctcctgctgcGTCTCGCCCTGCAGAGGAGGGCTCGtgcctctgtgctctgcctctgAGGCTCAGGCTTGGAATCAGCAGGAAGCTCTTCCCCTCTTGGGCCTTGCTTTCCAACAATGAAGGGCGGGAAGAGGGGTTCCCCCAGCACCCTCTGCACGGTATCCTTGGAGCAATGCCACAGCCCCAGACATGAATGTCCACCACGGGGCCCAGCTTCCAGGGCAGTGCACACTCATATTCTGTGCTGTGTTGTGGGTCTGTTTGTGGTAGACTCTGACGGGGGTCTTGGGTGGTGTCAGGatgacaagaggagcctggagtccagCATGCTTGTGGGCGGGGGCTGTTCCCAGGAGCACCTAACATCTCTTTGGCCATTGGGGCAGGTCACCATCTCAGTCTAGGACCACCCCCTCTGCCGTAGTCCCCACCACTCCCAAGACACAGTCCAAGGCCTACAGGGCTCTGGGTTCTGGCCCCCTTCCCTCTGGAGCCCCGGTCCTGCTGTTCATCTCCTCTCTAGCTTCTGCACACAAGCTGCCTACGCCTCAcacctgccacagggcctttgcatggcTGCTCTCGTGCAAGACCATCCTCACCACTCCCACCCCTCTTCTCTTGGTTTAGCTGCCATTCCCCATAGAGGTCTCTCGGAGACCCCCACCTCTGGCCTCCTTCTACCCCAGAGCCCATTCGCTGAGCTGAGCAGGGTCTCTTTCCTCCCTTATTCCCACTGGCCTTCACATGGTGGGGCACGCCATCTGCCTTGCTCAGGCTGCACTCCCAGTGTACATGTGTCCACGTGGGCACCTGTACTTTCACTACGTGTGTGCAGGCTATACACAAGGGTATCCGGGCCATGTGTCTACCCAGAAATCGCAGCTCTGACCGGTAGCACGGCCACAGCCACGCAGGCTGGGGGCCAGAGAGTTCCAGAGGACAGTGGGACAGAGTGGGTCAGCAGGGATGCACGAAGCTAACCAGCGCTCCGGGTTTAGGGCTTGAGGAGGCCACCGCTTGCACACCACCACAGGACCCATCAGAGGTAAAATGTGGTTAGATTCAATCCTGCCATCCCGGGCGCGCATTGACACAGATCTGATTCGCGCACGCACACACGTGTGGCAGTCTGCGTGCCTACCCACACAAGCCGCCAACCTGCCGGCCGGACACGCACGTGCACGCGTGGCACACAGGTACCTAAACTCGCTCCTCACGCCCGTGCACCGAGCACGCAGGCACGGCGAGTGCGGGGAGGCGGCTGACTGCGCTCGGGCACTGACGAGGGAGCCTAGAGGCGGGGGCGGCCGGGCTGCAGGGATGGGGCGGGCGCCCGGGCGGCGGACAAGACGGAAGGGGCGGGCAGGCGGCCGGTGGCGCGGGCGCCCTCTCTCGGCCGCTAGGGGCAGCGCGCCGCCCtccgtcgccgccgccgccaccgcagCCCCGCGCCCGCCGCCCCGGCCGGAGCTGGAGGCGTCCCCGGGGGGCGGACTCTCCCCCAGGACCCGCTCCGGAGGCGGGCCCGGGCCAGGTGGGCCGGCCAGGGGGCGAGAATGCCGAGGGAGGTTGCCCGCACCCTGCCGCTCGTCCGGACCCGCCGAGGCCGCCTCCTGCCTGGCCCCGAGGCCGCGCGTCCGCAGGCGCTCAGCTGCCTCCGGACCCGGCCGGCCGGGACGCTGCGGGCCCAGCACGCTGCGGGCCCAGCGCATCGGATGTCCGGCAGAGCGCCGAGGGCCTGGGCCGGAAGGGCCCGCAGAGCCTCCCCCTCGCCCCCATTTCACGGACGCGGCCACCGAGGCCGGAGAGGGGCCGGAGCCTGCGGGCGAGGCAGGGCCCCCCAACTTGGCTGcgtcccctcccagccctgggtcTGGAGCAGAGAGACGTGATGCCGAAGGCGGCGAATCCCCTTTCCTGCCCCCGCGCGGGAGCGCGGCGGGGACAAGCGCCCTTCCCCGGGATCGGAGGCGGCAAACTCCGCGCTCGAGCCTCCGCGCCGCGCCCGCCGGCGGAGCCGCGCGCCGCCTTGGCGCATTCCCGCCGGCCTCGCTCTCGGCCTCCCGCTGCCCGGGTTCCGGGACTCCCAGgccggccccccgccccccagatcCAGGCGCAACAAGTCTGAAAGCAGCGCCGAACAAGAGCGAGCGAGCCGGGAGGAAGGGCGCGGGGCTGGGCGCTCCGGGATCCCGGAACGCGCGCAACGTCCGCCTCCGGGGACGcggcgcgggcggcgggcggTCCGGGCTGATCGGCTAGCGGCCCCCACCCCTTGAGCGGCCCTGACACTGCGCGAGCGGGGGCGCGCCCaggagcccccaccccctccttcgTCTTCTTGACCTTGCTGGGGTCCTCAAAGCCGGACCCGGCGGCACCCGGGCGTCCGGACGCAGAGTTTCGCGGCCGCCTGCGGGGGCGAGGGAGGCTCTCTCCTTCGACCTCCCTCGCTGCCTCGGCGGCGGCGGGGGTCGCCGAGGAATAGAAAGCTGCAGGCTCTAGGAGATGCTATGGCCGCCTCCTCAGACCCCAAATACACGGTATTCCACCTCCGGATATGAAGAGACCCCGGCCTCCCGTTCGCTCCCAACCCCGCCCGCGCGGCCGCTGCTCGGAGGGGgcgtgtgtttgtgtctgtgggGGAAGGCGCTGGGGGTCCCCTTAGGTCCCGAGGGTGGGTTGGGAGCGCAGATCTCCCAGCCCCCTTCCCAATACGTTTGCCAATTGGctgcctggggcggggggtgcgcgccccctgcccacccacacacctgcacacatttCAACTCCTCGGGAGTTGCTGCTAAGGAATTCTCGGCCCTGACCCCAGGGAATGAAAGGGACGTGACGGGAGCGCGCGGAGGGAAAGGGCGCTGAAGCAGGGGTGGGTTAGGACTCGTCCGGCTCCATCCTGGCTCCCTGCACGCCAAGAAACTTGGAAGGCGAAAATAAAAGTGGGGAGGGTAAGGGTCCCAGCGGGCCGGGGTCGGGGTGCCGGAACGGGCGCTCCCTCTGAGCTGCCTAGGAAGTGACCCAGCGGGAGCCGCCGCACCCGGCAGTGGTCCCCGGGCAGAGAGCCGCATCCTCTGACAAGCCTTCCCGGCTACCAAGCTTCGCGGCGATTTTCAGCTCCGCCGTGCCCTCCCGAAGCAGGCCCGAGGCGCGCTGTGCCCTGCCCAGGGGGCCGCGGGGACTAGCGGGAGAGGGCGGCCGGCCGGGCCCAGAGCCCCAACCTGCCCGGGAGGGAGCGAGGGCCAGGCTAGTTCCTCGAGGTAGCTGCGCGGCGGCCGATGAGGGCCGGCGGCCTCGGCCCGCTGGGAATGGGGACCGAGGAGTGCCCGGCGCCCGGCCTCGCCGCTTCCCGCGGAGAGGGCGCAGGGCCGACGCAAAGTTCGGATCCGCTTATCCGCGCGGCCTGTCCGAACGAGTGGAAAAGATCAGAATGGAGCGAATCAGGGCGTtcggcagtgtgtgtgtgtgtgtgtgtgtgtgtgtgtgtgtgtagggggccGGACAGGGCTAGGGTAGCCCTCTAACCATCTGGGGGAAAGAGCATCTCTAGGGAGTGTCCACCGCCGGTGCCGCGTCTACCGGAGGCTGCGAGGGAGAGCCTGTGCGTGTGGGGAGGACATCTCAGGTCCCTACAGGGGTTTAGGGGCTCTAGGTGTGATGAGGGGAAGGGGGACACACCGGGGTGTCTCTCCTGAACCTACCTGGGTCAGTGTGTGGCTGCGGGGCACCTCTGGGGTTCCCGAGACCCCTGCCAGCGCCCGTGTGGGTCGTGGACACAAGGGGAACGCCTTCCCCAGCCGGCCCTGGCTCTGTGCATGTGACGGGGAGGGTTGTCTTCCTCAGCCCGGCCTGCCACCCCG
Above is a genomic segment from Odocoileus virginianus isolate 20LAN1187 ecotype Illinois chromosome 15, Ovbor_1.2, whole genome shotgun sequence containing:
- the LOC139038514 gene encoding collagen alpha-1(I) chain-like translates to MEDMNVDETTEDSPSGLWLPIRDPVSEREIGERRQPGRGKKARGAGQERGAERRRRRPERERRARRWRRPRRNERGAGEPVAQAAAPRTGRARARAPRIARSPGIRTSRASGGRRQAGGGEGTCARRRVRFPGASRLGLERAGGGGGRRSPRSGRAPVSAAGDAGRSWGFATRPIKSSPAGPLLPGKLRGWRSELGPPPPPAPAPCLLRRRRRNLAGRADKRIRTLRRPCALSAGSGEAGRRALLGPHSQRAEAAGPHRPPRSYLEELAWPSLPPGPRGPLGRAQRASGLLREGTAELKIAAKLGSREGLSEDAALCPGTTAGRPRNSASGRPGAAGSGFEDPSKVKKTKEGPISPDRPPPAPRPRRRTLRAFRDPGAPSPAPFLPARSLLFGAAFRLVAPGSGGRGAGLGVPEPGQREAESEAGGNAPRRRAAPPAGAARRLERGVCRLRSRGRALVPAALPRGGRKGDSPPSASRLSAPDPGLGGDAAKLGGPASPAGSGPSPASVAASVKWGRGGGSAGPSGPGPRRSAGHPMRWARSVLGPQRPGRPGPEAAERLRTRGLGARQEAASAGPDERQGAGNLPRHSRPLAGPPGPGPPPERVLGESPPPGDASSSGRGGGRGAAVAAAATEGGALPLAAERGRPRHRPPARPFRLVRRPGARPIPAARPPPPLGSLVSARAQSAASPHSPCLRARCTGVRSEFRYLCATRAPLAFGVKLVVALGPAQTLSPSLPSAFLEMREKVPVGVGSLGTFLTASSDLAAIPNPSPCDLGPLTLDEPLLLGTPGTDPGMGRGQGVTCDRQRNERGCCVSLGEHGLPLGAKQGVAERRGRESQPEYREPPLLGRAPCPRGTPS